Proteins found in one Muntiacus reevesi chromosome 2, mMunRee1.1, whole genome shotgun sequence genomic segment:
- the IZUMO2 gene encoding izumo sperm-egg fusion protein 2, whose protein sequence is MPLAWALLLLLGLSARRDWGCLQCDHSVREALKQLRLALIPSRFQQGQLQARAQVVLRGMEGPFFRDYALNAFVGRVGIDHLDLVASFVKNQTSNLMANSLRDEPLLDELVTLRERVIKELKRVLRSYELKACDPKICRLLKEEVLDCLHCQMTSPKCIRAKYCFIDGQPRMDLQYHKKNEFQWNPGLTGSIISVCLALLAFGVIVASAITYRRNRKLLLQ, encoded by the exons ATGCCTCTGGCCTGGGCCCTTCTGCTGCTCCTGGGCCTGAGCGCCCGCCGAGACTGGGGCTGCCTGCAGTGTGACCACTCGGTGCGGGAGGCCTTGAAGCAGCTGCGCCTCGCCCTCATCCCCAGCCGGTTCCAACAAGGGCAGCTGCAGGCCCGCGCTCAGGTCGTGCTGCGGGGCATGGAAGGGCCTTTCTTCCGGGACTACGCGCTGAACGCCTTTGTGGGCAGAGTGG ggaTAGACCATCTGGACCTAGTGGCGTCCTTTGTCAAGAATCAAACAAGCAACTTAATGGCTAATTCTCTGAGAG ATGAGCCTCTGCTGGATGAGCTGGTGACTCTTAGGGAGAGGGTAATCAAGGAACTCAAGAGAGTGTTAAGATCATATGAATTAAAAG CCTGTGATCCCAAAATTTGCC GCTTGCTGAAAGAAGAAGTCCTGGATTGTTTACATTGTCAGATGACCAGTCCCAAATGCATCAGAGCAAAGTACTGTTTCA TCGACGGGCAGCCCCGCATGGACCTGCAGTATCATAAGAAAAATGAATTCCAATGGAACCCTGGCCTGACTGGCAGCATCATTTCCGTGTGTCTGGCTCTCTTGGCCTTCGGTGTCATCGTGGCTTC